The sequence GGAGGTTGCGGTCACGAAGACTCTGCGCGTGGTACAGACGATAGCATAATGATGCCTCCTTTGGGCACAGTGTAGAACTGCGTAGTCACGAGAACGATGATGAATCTGATTCCTTTCCTGTGGGACAGTCTTGTGTCTAACtaagtctcttcatcaagtcAGAACAAAGTCCGGATCTCCTTGCCAGTGGTCTGTCACACAGAGTCATGTTACAGCATTCCGCCACCGAGCTGTCTATTGCGAAATAAGAGGAAAACAGTGGCACAGGCCTGCTCACTTCTATTCATCACCTCTGCGAACTTCACAGACAGGCTGATAGAAGTATATCGTCATCTTGGAATATCAGTGAGCTAGCTAACATAAATTTATACTGAATCGTTTTATACTGCAGTAGTTATTGTCAGACCGCCATCAACCACCATTGTATGACCAGTTATGTATTTGGCAGCATTACTACTAAGAAACGACACCGCGTTTGCCACGTCAAACGCGTCTCCCAACGCTCCAAGTGGGATATTACTGCTCATAATCTTGTGATACATCTTCAGCTCACTGTCCTTCGAATCCTCCCAAGACTGGATCAGCGGTGTTAACATGATTCCTGGCGCGACGCAGTTTAGTCTGATGCCCTTGGGTGCATATTCAGTAGCTGTAACCTGCGTGAGGTGTACGACCGCTGCCTTTGCCGCACTATAAGCGATCTGGGGCTTTGAAAGGGATCGAAGACCGGCGATGGAAGCGTTGTTGACAATAGAGCCTGAGCCCTGGTTTTCCATGATAGTTAGAACGTGCTTACAGGCGAGAAAGACGCTCTTCAGGTTCACAGCCATTTGGTCATCCCAAGCCTCTTCAGAGAGCGTAGTCGCATTTCCCGCAAGGGGAAACCCGACGTTGTTAATGAGTATGTCGATTCGTCCGTGTTTACTGAAGCAAGCATCGACTACGGCTTTGACATCTGAGGATGAAGTGACGTTTGCCGTCATGACATCGCAAGGTCCAGGGAGGCGTGATTGGGTGAGCTTGGCTGCTTCAAGGTTGAGATCGCATCCGAAAATAGTCATGCCGTTGAGGGAAAGGGCATAGGCAATGGCCGCGCCATTTCCCCAAAGTTCTGAGTCTTTTGATGCTGTCTGCGTCTGTCCGACGCCCATGATCAAAGCGACCTGGCCTGCGAGGTCAGGATGTGTCGAGCAGGATTCCATGTTTAACGATAACGGCAGCTGTTAATTGAATTAGGTAAAGTGATGAGTCTCTTGTGATCTGAATGGGAAGAAAAGAGGATTAAACCTTTTTAGAATGGAGCCTATTTATTCCGCAAGAAGGCGCCTGAGATTACAAAGCATCGACGTCTATGCCATTACCTCTTGGTGGCCTGACTGCATGACCGTGATCGAAGAAGGCAGATCAGTCAAGAAGGACAAACTAGGAAATGATATGCACTCTCAATACAGCCCGCTCTATTGATCTCGATATGACGTAGCGTGTAATGTGCTCTAGAACTAACGCTACGGTTTTGGTTCAGACTGTCCAGAGTGTTCGTCTTCCCCCGGCTTTTTAGTTTCCAGAGATCTTCTCTAGAAAACCCCAGATCTGACAAGTGTCACAGGGCCAAGAAATAACGCTATTCCTTTAGTGTAGACATCCTGGGTGCTTCATCGCTCCGCGGCCTTTGGTTTCCTTGAGAGTTTCCCCAGTATCAGGCGGGACCCCAGAATACCCCAGATTCGATAAGCATCTCAGCGCGTTCTATCACTCCAGGATGAGTTGATCTTCTGTAATGTAAATCTGGGAAAAAGGCTCTTGGCACTGCACGGAAATATTTAGTATCAAAAAAGTACgttctttgttgttgaacGAGCTAGATTAGTTAATTGGCCAGACTGGTAGAAAATTCAAGAGAAGGCTTGCTCACAAGGAAATTCGCCGAGTGTACCTCATCCTTAGTCAATAGATGCACTTGAGTGTACTCCAGATTCTACGCAGAAGCACATGAGTGCTACGCCACGATAGTTGTCTTCTGAGGCGGAATttgaggagctggaggcgaGCCCAAGACCTCGTTGTGTCACCCTGCACCATCACCCCTGTTCCTAACCCCAGCCTTGCACCACCGCCGCAGAAAAGCAGTCAAATCTGAGCTAAGCTCCACACCATGAGACTGggctttcatcatcaccactgcCGTCCAATCATCTGTTACCTCTACCGTCGCCCTGATCCGGAATTCTCGGCTGCATCAATATCAACGCAAGCATCATTCTCGTGCGTTCAGCTGAAATGCCTGTCATGTCGGCTGATGACTACCAGTTCCTCGATGCTGCTCGTCCCCAAACCCAAACTAACATCACATGCACCTTTAGCTCAGTCCCTCCACCATCACTTCCAACGCTACGACGACGTCAATAAGCAGGCCTCCCACACACTCCGAGAGATCTTCTCCTACAACCCATAGTTCCTCGACGCCATCCATCCCAGCCCTCTAGTGCGCGCTCCCGACACGGCTACAGCAGGTGCCGGACCGGGTCACCAAACCCAAGATTCTGGCGGGGTCTGTGGCCGTGGTCTTGGTCGCGGCTACGACATGAGTGTGCAGAGGATAAGGTAGAgaaggaagacgaggagggcgAAGTACAGGAACAGTGCTAGGGACGAGGTCGTCATGATTGCCGGCTCGCGGTTTCTACCGCTGACCAAGTCTTTGGCTTTAGATATGGAGAGGAAGGGTTCACTGTCTATGTTGTAAGCAGTGCTTCCGATGGACAGAGTGCTGTACACTTACTGTTGTGGCCTGGCATCAGAATAAAATAGGTTGCTTATTGTTGATCTCTCGTCGAAAGCTTATAGATCTAAGTCTACTGCATAAACATGACGCGCCATTATACGCATAGACGGCTCAAAAACCACGATAGACATGGCATTATCAGGAAACGCCCTCAATATGCGAGGGAGAAACCCTCTCCAGAAATCTTTCCATCCAGATTCTCTGTAAATAGTCCTGGCAGTATCCATCCAACTCTACCTTGGGCCGTTAAGAGGCAAGGTCATAATGCGCTGCTTGATAACGTCCGTAGGATATCCCGTTAGCCAATACACCTGCGCGGCAAAGCCAGCAGCTAGGAAGTTTAGTAAAGGAGTGCTGAAGTTGGTACGTCGCTGCATTTGACGACTGAACACGTCGTAGCTTGACCAGAAGACGGCGAAGAAACTCCTAAAGACGATGGTGGAGAAAAAGCCTCTGTACACGCCAGCCACGCCATAAGAGGTGAAAATCTTTTGAAGGCAGTCAAATGGCCCTGAATATAACCTTTGGGCTCCCGTCGTTGTGTATTGTATTTGCAGTCGTGCTTTGATGTGCTCAATGGGTGCTGCGATGAGACTGACTGTCCATCCTGCCAAGCCTCCTGATACCCCATGTATCAGACACGATCTTGTTGATTCGTTCAAATACGGGAGCTTTGCAGGCGATGAAGTTTCTGGACATGTCCTCCTGAAGTAATCACGGTACATAGAGAATGAACCGAGCAATATGGAGTCCATGAACACAAAGCCAACCAACGGCGGCGTGAACCCCTTATATAAGCCTCGTATTCCTTCTTGACTGATGGTCTCATGAATGCAATGCCATGGGCCACGAAAACGCGATGTACTTGATGTTTGCAAACGGACTTTGATGGTATCGAAAGGATGGCCCGCTGCAGAATATATGTTAGTGGTGCTAGCCAAGCTGTGCGATACCTTACTTACTGGACACTTTAGTAACACCGCTGAAAGCACCGGCAACGAAGCCTTGAGCGCCTCCCTGGTTCTCCATGATAACCCTCAGAACAATCTAGGGATATGGTTCAGACGTAGGTTGCACCTAAGTAAGAAATGCATTTGTCGTTTTCGAATAAGTAGAATCTATTGCAAGCTCTTTTTCTTAACACGTCCTGTTTTCTTACGATTTTTAGATATCTGGGCCTGGTAAGTGAGAAGCAATGCTGAGGAAGCCATCCCTGCATGTTTCGCCCAGGACCGGAGCAATGTTAGTCTCCCCGGAATGGTGGCAGTCGTAAGTGGGCAATCGTGGATGTCATTGGACACGATGGGCTTTCGTGTTATCCGACGGACTTAAACTTTGGTAGAAATCGAACGCGGGGAACCCTGTAGATGGCTGGGTGGCCGGAGAGTCTAGACTATTTTCCATCGACTACTCATCACCGTTAACTGCTTACCTACGCTTATGCTAGTCAGTAACAGCAATAGACCCAAATCGCTCAGTCTTGCCCGTGTCTGCTCTCAACGCGTCCTCGCCCAAGAAGCCCCGTAACTTCGTGGTCAGGCAGGCTTACGATAGGTGCCGCCCCGGTGGAGGGCACCTCCTTGCAGCCGCGCATCACTAGCGCCAGAAGACACCACAATCTTTTGGCAGATACTGCAATCCTCGATAAttcttaaggttaatatGGGTAGGTAGTCGAATACCGCAAGATTAGATTGCGCGGCCAACGGCAAAACCCAGCAACATGTTGTAGCTTTTAGCCTCGTGATCCGATTTCTACCCCGCAAA is a genomic window of Fusarium fujikuroi IMI 58289 draft genome, chromosome FFUJ_chr12 containing:
- a CDS encoding related to short-chain alcohol dehydrogenase, translated to MESCSTHPDLAGQVALIMGVGQTQTASKDSELWGNGAAIAYALSLNGMTIFGCDLNLEAAKLTQSRLPGPCDVMTANVTSSSDVKAVVDACFSKHGRIDILINNVGFPLAGNATTLSEEAWDDQMAVNLKSVFLACKHVLTIMENQGSGSIVNNASIAGLRSLSKPQIAYSAAKAAVVHLTQVTATEYAPKGIRLNCVAPGIMLTPLIQSWEDSKDSELKMYHKIMSSNIPLGALGDAFDVANAVSFLSSNAAKYITGHTMVVDGGLTITTAV
- a CDS encoding related to carrier protein YMC1, mitochondrial, which produces MENQGGAQGFVAGAFSGVTKVSTGHPFDTIKVRLQTSSTSRFRGPWHCIHETISQEGIRGLYKGFTPPLVGFVFMDSILLGSFSMYRDYFRRTCPETSSPAKLPYLNESTRSCLIHGVSGGLAGWTVSLIAAPIEHIKARLQIQYTTTGAQRLYSGPFDCLQKIFTSYGVAGVYRGFFSTIVFRSFFAVFWSSYDVFSRQMQRRTNFSTPLLNFLAAGFAAQVYWLTGYPTDVIKQRIMTLPLNGPR